AATTGTAGATTGAAATTCAAGGATAGTAGTATCACATAATACAGTTGGAACAAACGATTATCACTGACACCCTacacccaaaaaaaatacaaaaatatgaATGTATTTTCACAGAAACAAATCAACAAGTGGCTCACAAAtctgaaagaaagaaaaacaatttaATACACTCAAATCATTgcccactagctagctagctcctctAGTACTTGACGCTACACCGGTCGCCGGAGtcgaggcggccgccgccgtcggccgtgaCGGGGATGGTGAGCGAGCACCATATCCTCGGCTTCTGCCGGATCTTGATGCTGCCGAACCTGTACCTCACCTTGCCGTCGACGGCCACCTCCAGGCTCACGCTgcccttccccttctccttccccagctcgccggcggcgtcgccggcgacggcgacgcctgTCCCGGCGAACTCAAACGTCACGTCGTCGGAGCTCTTCCGCCGCTGGTAGAACTCGGCCGGGGTGGCGCCGGTGGCGTGGCCGAGGCGCTCGCCGCGGAAGCGGAGCTCGGAGTCGAGCTCGTCGTAGTAGATGTTGACGCGGAGGCTGGGGTTGTAGAGGTTGAGCCTGACGGCGAGCTTgtaggagacggcggcgccggcgacggtgaggtTGGTGAggtcggcggaggcgacggtggcgcggatGTGGTGGGGCTGGAAGATGGCCCAGTAGATGAGCACCACGAAGCCGCCGGTGACGATGAAGGTGAACAGGCTGCCGCAGCAGGTCCTCTCC
This genomic window from Oryza sativa Japonica Group chromosome 12, ASM3414082v1 contains:
- the LOC4351557 gene encoding NDR1/HIN1-like protein 3; its protein translation is MSSGGNQERTCCGSLFTFIVTGGFVVLIYWAIFQPHHIRATVASADLTNLTVAGAAVSYKLAVRLNLYNPSLRVNIYYDELDSELRFRGERLGHATGATPAEFYQRRKSSDDVTFEFAGTGVAVAGDAAGELGKEKGKGSVSLEVAVDGKVRYRFGSIKIRQKPRIWCSLTIPVTADGGGRLDSGDRCSVKY